One region of Cryptosporidium parvum Iowa II chromosome 4, whole genome shotgun sequence genomic DNA includes:
- a CDS encoding eukaryotic translation initiation factor, with amino-acid sequence MSTDFMNVRRSAWADEDIDDFEPSFDEPLKGFESKPDKDGIKHVISYIKDSKGSTIKITKKIKEVRNIIKINKNVVNRRLIMERNLADRFNSDTDVPKLGDEISIDIPKNTDSMNFQDKDNDDDYYFMDLPTSNNNKLSMFKKSGNNYPFILGDEQIEKITYGQQNNSMNDMNSSFTGGFGSNASSSNGLNLGFGTSLTNKGGMSDVKTTVGSGIITSNINSSNNTGINTIGTSIASNNANRYQPPFLRTTSSSAFERGSNLQSSHRDDCTVRVANLSEDATEEDLQELFKTAGRVVKVFLAKNKNNSKNTKGFAFITYSKREEAQNAIRKLNRHGYDNLLLNVEWAKTKEK; translated from the coding sequence ATGAGTACCGACTTTATGAATGTAAGAAGAAGTGCTTGGGCTGATGAGGATATTGACGACTTTGAACCATCATTTGATGAACCATTAAAAGGTTTTGAATCAAAACCTGATAAAGATGGTATTAAACATGTAATTAgttatattaaagatagTAAAGGTTCTACTATTAAAatcacaaaaaaaattaaagaagttagaaatattataaaaattaataagaatgTTGTGAATAGAAGATTAATTATGGAAAGAAATCTTGCAGATAGATTCAATTCTGATACAGATGTTCCAAAACTTGGAGATGAAATATCTATTGATATTCCAAAGAATACAGATTCAATGAACTTTCAAGATaaagataatgatgatgattattatttcatgGATTTACCCacatctaataataataaactatCAATGTTTAAAAAATCTGGAAATAATTATCCATTCATTCTTGGTGATGAACagattgaaaaaattacttaTGGACAACAAAATAACTCTATGAATGATATGAATTCATCTTTTACTGGTGGATTTGGATCTAATGCTTCCTCTTCTAATGGACTAAATCTTGGATTTGGTACATCACTTACAAACAAAGGTGGAATGAGTGATGTTAAAACAACAGTTGGAAGTGGTATAATcacttcaaatattaactcCAGTAACAATACTGGAATTAATACTATTGGTACAAGCATTGCTAGTAATAATGCTAACAGATATCAACCTCCATTCCTTAGAACCACTTCCAGTAGTGCATTTGAAAGAGGATCAAATTTACAATCATCACATAGAGATGATTGTACAGTCAGAGTTGCAAATCTTTCTGAAGATGCAACTGAAGAAGATCTACAAGAACTCTTTAAAACTGCTGGAAGAGTTGTAAAAGTCTTTCTTGctaagaataaaaataattccaaGAATACTAAAGGTTTTGCATTTATTACTTATTCTAAGAGAGAAGAGGCCCAAAATGCTATTAGAAAACTTAATCGTCATGGATATGATAACTTGCTACTTAATGTAGAATGGGCAAAAACTAAAGAAAAGTGA
- a CDS encoding MYND finger domain protein has product MDSLDEVIHEKFTYVFIPYHDSDKIEVREFSGKEVNFKNLMRSHFSSKLRSSEVSKLQETFNKESKASDQLVEQAILNSQNYEIISLVLPNKSNNFTATNAYIDSIGRIKEMPINPRASKICSTDVRGDCFISSSFDDEYVFKRVSFGEEEYNKLCKNPPSAENRWDASKISTMLNNPTDLLKSKEEDKILNRCESCRKESEKTLLICSRCKKVAYCNVDCQRKDWSYHKQFCK; this is encoded by the coding sequence ATGGATTCTTTAGATGAAGTGATTCACGAGAAATTTACATATGTTTTTATTCCATACCATGACTCTGACAAAATAGAAGTTAGAGAATTTTCTGGTAAGGAAGTCAACTTCAAGAATTTAATGCGCTCACATTTTTCCAGTAAATTAAGGAGTAGTGAAGTTTCTAAACTCCAAGAAACATTTAACAAGGAATCAAAAGCTTCAGACCAACTTGTTGAACAAGCAATCTTAAATAGTCAAAattatgaaattattaGTCTTGTATTACCAAacaaaagtaataattttacaGCAACAAATGCATATATTGATTCAATTGgaagaattaaagaaatgCCTATTAATCCAAGAGCATCCAAAATTTGTTCAACTGATGTAAGAGGGGATTGCTTtatttcatcttcatttgACGATGAATATGTATTTAAGAGAGTCAGTTTTGGTGAggaagaatataataagCTTTGCAAAAATCCTCCATCTGCAGAAAATAGGTGGGATGCTTCAAAGATTTCAACAATGTTAAATAATCCAACAGATTTACTAAAAAgtaaagaagaagataagATTTTAAATAGATGTGAGAGTTGTAGAAAAGAATCTGAAAAGACTTTACTAATTTGTAGTAGGTGTAAGAAAGTAGCATACTGCAATGTTGATTGCCAAAGAAAAGATTGGAGTTATCACAAACAATTTTGCAAATAA
- a CDS encoding hypothetical protein (similar to disulfide isomerase, signal peptide +ER retention signal), which translates to MWGLNNINRSTTSFILIYITSLLFLLLLFETKHVVSDNTSELNDTLNSNTKFINLSSNKSNKDNTEDLIPFIESHFTSAKGIDLEEVIDDNSHVNENITNKIFEIVTIQTDESFENLLANNDYLIILFTAPWCGMSKRAINQIHEMVKYFEHSNDFSIEHPNRFFYSKKLLIGLVNVPEFPNLSMKLNVLDYPTIKLVKKEENQKLKIIDFYGNIYHKKVISWIIQQISRLENNPKSQLIQLSTIDNIKFFLEISGYSVIYLHEFESQKKYNNTEYLLVVDICKIYDDVIFGEANYNDLKKSLLINKDILDKNEFQFNITDIIENHEKKSKILLFNSGKHVKTINGPFKEEALILNTIDYYKQENIIFLNKDTIGNLIDNGGTILLLIFSGNSENYIEELNKESSIIHQFYNILQRVIAIRNEKADKSNKYLEERPLFVMSGNEGPINRRFMDFLHIDDDLLPSIIMINDLNVSPPKKYHLDLPKIYLNNLESNTGIGGITSSNNNAEILSIGKPNESNWIILNNHTSINFSPNIISDFIDEVRSGMVNITYHSQVTPSKQNGPVFILVGNTFKEIVYDSTRDVLVLFYTPWCGHCKTFDPIYNEVANIVTSKTNVLVAKIDMSANFIPDDQIGRKIFRFPTIKLYKKREKANPIDFDGEREVNSILDFIWIHTARDEL; encoded by the coding sequence ATGTGGggattaaataatataaatcgTTCAACCACTTCATTTATACTAATATATATAACTTCActactttttttattgcttttatttgaaactaAACATGTAGTTTCAGATAATACTTCTGAACTAAATGAtacattaaattcaaatacaaaGTTTATAAATCTAAGTagtaataaatcaaataaagataatacAGAAGATCTTATTCCGTTTATTGAATCGCATTTTACATCAGCTAAAGGAATTGACCTTGAAGAAGTTATCGATGATAATAGTCAtgtaaatgaaaatattactaataaaatatttgaaattgttACCATACAAACAGATGAATCTTTTGAAAACTTATTAGCTAATAATGACTATCTAATCATTCTATTTACAGCACCATGGTGTGGAATGAGCAAAAGAGCTATTAATCAAATACATGAAATGGTAAAGTATTTTGAGCATTCTAATGATTTTTCTATAGAACATCCTAATCGATTTTTCTATtcaaaaaagttattaatagGTTTAGTAAATGTTCCAGAATTCCCAAATTTATCAATGAAGCTTAATGTTTTAGATTATCCAACTATTAAATTagttaaaaaagaagaaaatcaaaaattaaaaattattgatttttatGGGAATATATATCATAAGAAAGTTATTTCTTGGATTATACAACAAATTTCTAGATTAGAAAATAACCCAAAATCACAATTAATTCAACTTTCTACTatagataatattaaattctttttggAAATTAGTGGATATTCagtaatatatttacatgaatttgaatctcaaaaaaaatataataatacagAATACTTATTAGTTGTTGATATTTGTAAAATATATGATGATGTTATATTTGGTGAAGCTAATTATAATGACCTTAAAAAgagtttattaattaacAAAGATATTCttgataaaaatgaatttcaatttaatattacggatataatagaaaatcatgaaaaaaaatccaaaatacttttatttaattctggAAAACATGTAAAAACAATTAATGGCCCTTTTAAAGAAGAAgcattaattttaaatactattgattattataaacaagaaaatattatatttttaaataaagacACTATAGGTAATTTGATTGATAATGGTGGcacaatattattattaatttttagtGGAAATAGtgaaaattatattgaagaacttaataaagaatcttcaattattcatcaattttataatattttacaGAGAGTGATTGCTATTAGAAACGAAAAAGCTGATaaatctaataaatatCTTGAAGAAAGACCATTATTTGTAATGTCTGGAAATGAAGGTCCAATTAATCGAAGATTTATGGACTTTCTACATATTGATGATGACTTACTTCCATCAATAATTATGATTAATGACCTTAATGTATCACCTCCAAAGAAATATCATTTAGATTTACCAAAGATTtacttaaataatttagaaaGCAATACAGGTATTGGTGGTATTACtagtagtaataataatgcaGAGATTTTATCAATAGGAAAACCAAATGAATCAAACTggattattttaaataaccatacttcaattaatttttcaCCAAACATTATTAGTGATTTTATAGATGAAGTAAGATCAGGAATGGTGAACATTACTTATCATTCCCAAGTAACTCCTTCAAAACAAAATGGACCAGTTTTTATTCTGGTTGGTAACACATTCAAAGAAATAGTTTATGATTCTACTAGAGATGTATTAGTGTTATTTTATACTCCATGGTGCGGACATTGTAAGACCTTTGACCCAATATATAATGAAGTTGCTAACATTGTAACATCAAAGACTAATGTTCTTGTTGCAAAGATTGACATGTCAGCAAATTTTATTCCAGACGATCAAATTGGTCGAAAAATCTTTAGATTTCCAACAATAAAATTGTACAAGAAGAGAGAAAAGGCAAATCCAATAGATTTTGATGGAGAAAGAGAAGttaattctattttagACTTTATTTGGATACATACTGCTCGTGATGAGCtttag
- a CDS encoding hypothetical protein (conserved in plasmodium and metazoa) codes for MKGSVVYRDEEGRIIDKELWYEKKINEKRKSKKRSIKNENKFTKDPEFVKYSGGIIQYEEAKKKYAGENNPVIQDEIIDGGRYYLSKSYDDELKKKDIWDDPIKLINAQDNNINNSGLRSDFVDLEAKRLKCKFITPQNRFSIESGYRWDGVIRGNGFEENYLIKKNEKNNTIYNID; via the coding sequence ATGAAAGGAAGTGTAGTATATAGAGATGAAGAAGGAAGAATTATTGATAAGGAGTTATGGTAcgagaagaaaataaatgaaaaaaggAAATCGAAGAAAAGAAGTATTAAAAACGAAAATAAGTTCACAAAAGATCCAGAATTCGTTAAATATAGTGGTGGTATTATTCAATATGAGGAAGCCAAGAAAAAATATGCGGGTGAGAACAATCCGGTAATTCAGGATGAAATAATAGATGGAGGGCGTTATTACTTGAGTAAAAGTtatgatgatgaattaaagaaaaaagatatttggGATGACCCGATTAAACTAATAAATGCGCAGGAtaacaatataaataattctgGTTTGAGGAGTGATTTTGTTGATTTGGAAGCTAAAAGGCTTAAGTGCAAATTTATTACTCCTCAAAATAGATTTTCCATTGAAAGCGGTTATCGTTGGGATGGAGTGATTAGAGGTAATggttttgaagaaaattatcttattaaaaaaaatgaaaaaaataatactatTTATAATATCGACTGA
- a CDS encoding WD40 repeat containing protein that has a transmembrane region at the C-terminus: SNIMPIYYADYPIFGLCCTRDSIILSGGGGGKDYGIEDQIELYELKDCEVECQKLNANDKISAESSLMLKYIYNTTKQNGVLDSMCFNNKLNLVAGGIRDCCILFYIEEEKQGKSIRMYLQFQTVWDGNKKGKQNVCRFSKNGEFLITGGTDNIVRVWKLNIDSENPREIIPLEMKELHGHENEILDLDISPDNKFIISTNRNGTIIVHEYNSGDIFKKFTIPMKNGNYLVRQCRFIENGRLNSPRRQKNNDRQQYIVSMLLHEIRGSSFMTVWNMKISKENSNENPNNRILFAQIASNLICDKPSSVLVVSDDYKLLAVGTNTGLIKIFKNNLTELTLLKEGIFHELPVTGLQFFNSNEYIISAGADYSISVLEIKSRKNSAKSNNKQMNIAKSNQNGGMFGFGLNIIKYTLLTIFIIMFITTFINYSIEIGVNIQSSIRDGDQSTEL; encoded by the coding sequence TCCAACATAATGCCAATATATTATGCGGATTATCCCATTTTTGGGCTATGCTGTACAAGAGATTCCATTATTTTAAGTGGAGGAGGTGGAGGAAAAGATTATGGAATAGAAGACCAAATAGAACTATATGAATTGAAAGATTGTGAGGTAGAGTGTCAGAAATTAAATGCAAATGATAAAATTTCTGCTGAAAGTTCTTTAAtgttaaaatatatttataatacaACTAAACAAAATGGAGTATTAGATAGTATGTGCtttaataacaaattaaatttagtaGCAGGTGGAATAAGAGATTGttgtatattattttatatagaagaagaaaagcaAGGGAAGTCAATTAGAATGTATCTTCAGTTTCAAACAGTCTGGGATGGAAATAAGAAAGGTAAACAAAATGTTTGTAGGTTTTCAAAAAATGGAGAATTCCTAATTACTGGTGGAACTGACAATATTGTCCGTGTTtggaaattaaatattgattcaGAAAATCCACGAGAAATCATTCCATTAGAAATGAAGGAGCTTCATGGacatgaaaatgaaattttggatttggATATATCTCcagataataaatttatcatttcAACAAATAGAAATGGTACAATTATCGTACATGAGTATAATTCTGgagatatttttaaaaaattcacGATACCGATGAAGAATGGGAATTATTTAGTGAGGCAATGCCGTTTTATTGAGAATGGAAGGTTAAATAGCCCTAGAAGAcagaaaaataatgatagaCAACAGTATATTGTTTCAATGTTATTACATGAAATCAGAGGCTCATCCTTTATGACAGTTTGGAATATGAAGATatctaaagaaaattcaaatgaaaatccaaataatcGCATATTATTTGCCCAAATTGCCTCTAATTTGATTTGTGATAAACCATCTTCTGTGCTAGTTGTTTCTGACGATTATAAACTTTTGGCTGTTGGTACTAACACTGgcttaattaaaatattcaaaaataatctGACTGAGCTAACTTTACTTAAAGAAGGGATTTTTCATGAGCTCCCAGTTACTGGCCtacaattttttaattctaatgaatatattatttcagCTGGAGCTGACTATTCCATTTCTGtattagaaattaaatctAGAAAAAATTCTGCGAAgtctaataataaacaaatgAATATAGCTAAAAGCAATCAAAATGGTGGAATGTTTGGCTTTGGCCTaaacattattaaatatactTTACTAACTATATTTATCATCATGTTTATCACTACTTTTATTAACTATTCGATTGAGATTGGAGTTAATATACAATCATCCATTAGAGACGGGGATCAATCCACTGagctttaa